One window of the Corynebacterium glutamicum ATCC 13032 genome contains the following:
- a CDS encoding DUF1684 domain-containing protein yields MTHTLQATNPLDQTAWHAWHFSRNKEAISRTGATSLSATEWISATTLKDAHTFPSLPGRWYKRGGGVVGAHLPPAFATTGTVQLRPGELLIAEDFTLTVIERLGQFALQVFDARNPKRFEFHSIAAFPPSEEWRIEARFFPEPDTVNTAAADGVIVATPTAGWVHFLKGRLDYRLRVTVQKNNLRALFSDNSSTLGVYQHRFVDIPRPDAEGNTIIDFNRAYLPPKALNRKFLCPSPSLNNHLNLTVEAGEKWVVAGG; encoded by the coding sequence ATGACTCACACTCTGCAGGCAACTAATCCCCTTGATCAAACCGCTTGGCACGCTTGGCATTTCTCCCGAAACAAAGAGGCCATCAGCCGCACCGGCGCCACCAGCCTGAGTGCCACAGAGTGGATTAGCGCCACCACACTCAAGGACGCGCACACTTTTCCTTCACTTCCCGGGCGATGGTATAAACGAGGCGGCGGGGTAGTGGGAGCACATTTACCACCAGCTTTCGCAACAACTGGAACGGTGCAACTGCGCCCCGGTGAGCTCTTGATAGCGGAAGATTTCACCCTCACCGTCATTGAACGGCTTGGACAGTTTGCACTTCAGGTTTTTGATGCACGCAATCCGAAGCGTTTTGAATTCCACTCCATCGCAGCTTTCCCACCGTCCGAGGAATGGCGGATTGAGGCTCGCTTCTTCCCGGAACCTGACACTGTTAACACCGCTGCAGCTGATGGAGTTATCGTTGCCACGCCTACTGCGGGTTGGGTGCACTTTTTGAAGGGCCGTCTGGATTACCGTCTTCGTGTAACCGTTCAGAAAAATAATCTACGGGCACTATTTAGCGACAATTCCTCGACGTTGGGCGTTTATCAGCATCGTTTTGTCGACATCCCACGCCCTGATGCCGAGGGAAACACCATCATTGATTTCAACCGCGCTTATCTTCCCCCAAAGGCATTGAACCGAAAGTTCCTGTGCCCATCGCCCAGCCTGAACAACCACCTCAATCTCACCGTGGAGGCAGGGGAGAAGTGGGTGGTTGCTGGAGGATAA
- a CDS encoding NADH:flavin oxidoreductase/NADH oxidase encodes MANVVLVDRMEPLVSKLFTPIQIRDITIPNRVWMSPMCTYSAATGSGLPTDFHQAHYAARAAGGVGLVMVEATGVNPVAPISPVDLGLWSHDQIEPFSRVTAAIRAGGAVPAVQLAHAGRKASTDAPWNGGGYVGPETNGWETVGPSPLAFPGLPAPRELTVSEIQEVVQQFAGAAVRADQAGFDVVEIHAAHGYLLHNFLSPISNKRTDSYGGSLENRARIVLEVIDAIRAVWPEEKPVFMRISTTDWVEENPQDDRESWTLSQSRQLALWASEHGVDLIDASSGGLDIVPIPHDRDYQTAKAADLHASTGVTVAAVGRIDDAQTAHNLVDSGDVNAVFLGRPLLKDPSWANQAALALGAEPRYVHQYDYVL; translated from the coding sequence ATGGCAAACGTCGTACTAGTCGATCGAATGGAGCCTTTGGTGTCCAAGCTGTTTACCCCAATTCAAATCCGCGACATCACCATCCCCAACCGCGTGTGGATGTCACCGATGTGCACCTACTCTGCAGCCACCGGTTCAGGTCTTCCCACCGATTTTCACCAGGCTCATTACGCAGCTCGCGCAGCAGGTGGTGTCGGATTAGTCATGGTTGAAGCAACTGGAGTGAACCCCGTAGCTCCCATCTCCCCAGTCGACCTTGGACTTTGGAGCCATGACCAAATTGAACCATTCTCCCGAGTGACAGCAGCTATTCGCGCCGGTGGGGCAGTACCGGCCGTTCAATTAGCCCATGCTGGCCGCAAGGCATCCACCGATGCTCCGTGGAATGGTGGCGGATATGTTGGACCAGAAACCAATGGATGGGAGACTGTCGGCCCCAGCCCTCTGGCATTCCCAGGTTTGCCTGCTCCGCGCGAGCTGACGGTTTCAGAAATCCAAGAGGTTGTGCAGCAGTTCGCTGGCGCCGCCGTTCGTGCCGATCAGGCTGGTTTTGATGTCGTGGAAATTCACGCAGCACACGGCTACCTTTTGCATAACTTCCTTTCTCCGATCTCCAACAAGCGCACCGATTCATACGGCGGATCTTTAGAAAACCGCGCTCGCATCGTGCTCGAAGTCATTGATGCAATCCGCGCAGTGTGGCCAGAGGAAAAGCCTGTATTCATGCGCATTTCCACCACCGACTGGGTGGAGGAAAACCCACAGGATGATCGCGAGTCCTGGACGCTGAGCCAAAGCAGGCAGCTGGCTTTGTGGGCATCCGAGCACGGAGTTGATTTGATCGATGCCTCTTCTGGTGGCCTCGACATCGTCCCCATTCCGCATGACCGCGATTACCAAACCGCGAAGGCCGCAGATCTTCACGCAAGTACCGGAGTGACAGTCGCTGCTGTGGGGCGCATTGATGACGCCCAAACTGCGCACAATTTGGTTGATTCTGGCGATGTCAATGCAGTTTTCCTCGGCCGTCCACTGCTCAAGGATCCTTCCTGGGCAAACCAAGCAGCCCTCGCACTAGGTGCGGAACCCAGGTATGTTCACCAATACGACTACGTACTTTAA
- the grtC gene encoding type I toxin-antitoxin system antitoxin GrtC, whose amino-acid sequence MFDQIQHFTDIAQNFKPAQWGAQIQEQFQHFQGWARPEAVESQHYTSSLSS is encoded by the coding sequence GATCAGATCCAGCACTTCACCGACATCGCACAGAACTTCAAGCCAGCACAGTGGGGCGCTCAGATCCAAGAGCAGTTCCAGCACTTCCAGGGATGGGCGCGACCTGAAGCAGTCGAGTCACAGCACTACACTTCTTCACTCTCTTCCTAG
- a CDS encoding ArsR/SmtB family transcription factor, translating to MARKLEHPSLAEMNLNAIMFALSDPIRRQILSQLSCGHNDQACVAFELPVSKSTSTHHFRVLREAGLITQRYEGTAILSALRSEDMEARFPGLLTSVMRAEVEERNAADLPV from the coding sequence ATGGCCCGCAAATTGGAACATCCATCTTTGGCCGAGATGAATTTAAATGCCATCATGTTTGCGCTGTCGGATCCTATTAGGCGACAAATCCTGTCGCAGCTGTCGTGCGGACATAATGATCAGGCATGTGTTGCCTTCGAGCTTCCAGTATCTAAATCCACCTCAACGCACCACTTCCGCGTACTCCGTGAGGCGGGTCTGATTACTCAGCGCTATGAAGGAACTGCCATTCTAAGTGCGCTGCGCAGCGAAGATATGGAAGCGCGTTTTCCGGGACTGCTGACTTCTGTCATGCGAGCGGAAGTGGAAGAGCGCAACGCAGCTGACTTGCCCGTTTAG
- a CDS encoding NAD(P)-binding oxidoreductase, which yields MKVFIIGAAGGIGNRLSSLLHARGDAVSGMHRNLEQASKITDTGATAVLGDLIHNSTEELAELFRGHDAIVFSAGAHGTGQENTTLIDGAGLRKAADAASAANVSRFILVSAFPESSRGENTTENFEHYMKVKKSADVYLSHTDLDWVIVRPGVLQDEAGDGLVTAGLAINYGNVARDNVAAFIDEALHQPQLSKIIVELTDGSTPVAEAVERLIK from the coding sequence ATGAAGGTTTTCATCATCGGCGCTGCGGGTGGCATCGGCAATCGACTTTCCAGCCTGCTTCACGCCAGGGGAGATGCAGTTAGCGGCATGCACCGCAATCTTGAGCAGGCCTCAAAAATCACAGACACTGGGGCAACTGCCGTACTCGGGGATCTCATCCACAACAGCACGGAGGAGCTTGCGGAGCTTTTCCGCGGTCACGATGCCATCGTATTTTCTGCAGGCGCCCACGGAACAGGGCAAGAAAATACCACGCTTATCGACGGCGCCGGCCTCCGTAAAGCCGCCGACGCTGCCAGCGCGGCCAACGTTTCACGCTTCATCTTGGTCTCTGCGTTTCCGGAATCCTCCCGCGGGGAGAACACCACCGAGAACTTTGAGCACTATATGAAGGTGAAGAAGTCCGCCGATGTCTACCTCAGTCACACTGACCTAGACTGGGTTATTGTCCGACCAGGCGTGCTTCAAGATGAGGCAGGGGATGGTTTAGTCACTGCTGGCTTAGCGATTAATTACGGCAATGTTGCTCGCGATAATGTCGCAGCGTTCATTGATGAAGCTCTGCATCAACCGCAGTTGTCAAAGATCATTGTTGAACTCACCGACGGTTCAACTCCGGTGGCGGAAGCCGTAGAACGCCTCATCAAGTAA